The following nucleotide sequence is from bacterium.
ACGCCGCTCGTTGGAGCTTCTTATCGTACAGCTTGGTAGTTCTGGAGATTGTTGAGCCAAAGAACAATCCCGGTGCGGCTTTCGGCGATGATACTAAAAATTTCTTGAATAACCTCAGTTCTGAGATTTAATCAGATAGATAATCTGTCTTTTTCAAAACTCACATGAACTCGCTATTTACTATGTGAGATAGCGTGAGATTATGTGAAAAAAGTGAAGATTTCTCTGCTACTAAATTATTTCTGAACAAAATTAGTATCTTAATAAGCGTGATTTCTGCCAGAAATTAACTCGACTGGAATGTCTCTTAAAAATCTAGACGGTATGCCGCCAAACCAAGAATTTCCGCGATAGGCCTGACGATCGGCAGCACAAGAAATAAATAGTTTTTTACGTGCACGAGTAATTCCCACATAACAAAGTCTGCGCTCTTCCTCAGACTCTCGAGGATTATCGAGCGAGCGCACGTGCGGCAATAAACCTTCCTCGAGCCCAACCATAAAGACGGAATTAAACTCCAGGCCCTTAGCTAAGTGTAGTGTCATCATCAAGACTGGTCCAGTAAACTTCTTAGCATTTTCACCTTGAGAACTTGTATCGTTTTCTTGGTCGGTTGCAAGATTGGCGCGATCTAAAAATCCAACAATTGACGGCGTTAAGCCTTCCTCAATACTAGCACGCACGAATTCGACGGCGACGTTTAAAAGCTCCATAATGTTCTCTTTCCGAGCTTCAGCTTCAGGTGTTTCTTCCTTGTCGAGCTTCGAAAGATACTGCGACTTATGGGCCAAAGTATTTAAAAAATGCGCCAAGATTTGCGTGCGATCATCAATCCCTCGGCACTCTTCTGCAAGTTGCAACAATACACTGTCGACTCGCACCGCCTCATCAATAAAGCCAGAAATTAATTCGTGAAACTCACGAAAGCGATTTTTATTTGCCGTGCTAATAAAGCTACTTGCACCTGACTTTAGGCCTTCACGCAAAGCTTCAAAGAGTGAGAGTTTGCTCTCGTCTGCATATTTAATCAGGTTATTAATCGAATTCGCACCAAGTCCGCGCGTAGGAGTGTTAATGATGCGTAAAAATGACTCGTTATCTCTCGGGTTAATACTAAGCTTTGCATAAGCGAGGATATCTTTGATTTCCTTACGCTCATAGAAGCGTCTGCCGCCGATAATCACATAAGGAATTGCGTATTCAAGTAGGCATTCTTCGAGTGCGCGTGAGAGCGCGTTAGTGCGATAGAAAATTGCGATCTCACTAGAGTTTACACCCTGGTCGACAAGGCGCAGCACTTCACGCGCAACAAACTCCGCCTCATCACGTTCATCTTCACCTTTAAAAAACGAAATTTTCTCGCCCGCTTCATTCTCAGTGCGCAGTTGCTTATCTTGGCGTCTAGTATTCTTAGAAATCACAGCCTGGGCTGCATTTAAGATTGTTTTAGTTGAACGATAGTTCTGCGAAAGGGTAATAATTTTTGCTTCAGGAAAGTCACGCTTAAAGTTTAAAATATTCTCAATTGTCGCACCACGAAAAGCATAAATTGACTGATCGTCATCGCCGACAACGCACAAATTGTGATTTTCTTCAGTCAATAATCGAATTAACTGATATTGCACACGATTGGTGTCTTGATACTCATCAATCAGAAAGTAGCGGAAATGTTCTTGGTACTGTTGCAAAACATCTGGAGCTAAACGAAAGAGCGTCACAACATTACAAATTAAATCGCCAAAATCCATGGCATCGGCTGTTTTTAGTTCTCGCTGATAACTCTCATATAATTCAGCAATTAATTCCGCCTGTGGCCCGCGCGCCCAGTTATTTTTTCTCAGGTCATCAGGAAATAAATATTCATTCTTGGCACGGTCAATCTGCGACATCACGGCACGTGGTTCAATTAAACGAGAGTCAATATTTTTCCTTTTAAAGACGCGCTTCATCGCTCCTTGAGAGTCACCATCGTCGTAAATCACAAAGCGCTTAGAATAATCGAGCATTTCTGCATGCGTGCGTAAAATGCGCACACACATTGAATGGAAAGTCGAAACCCAACTCGGCGGACGTTCCCTTGAGAACAGGCCCGCTACACGTTCTTTCATTTCACGTGCAGCCTTATTCGTAAAAGTCACGGCTAGAATTCTCTCTGGAGCAACATCCTGAGTTAAAACTAAATGTGCAATTCGTCGTGTCAAAACACGAGTCTTACCACTTCCAGCTCCAGCAAAAACCAAAAGCGGACCATCAACCGTAGTGACAGCTTCGAGTTGTTCTGGATTTAAATTTTTTAAATGCTCGCTAACTTGAATCACGAATGGGCAGTAGCTGATTCATCTGAATCAAACAAGAAGAGCTCTAAATCTGAGTATTTAGAGCTCTCTCTTTTAGAGGGTTAATAAAAATAAGTTGGAAACTGATTTAATTTCTTAAAACTGTTGGCGGCTGAGAGATTTTTTCGGCAAGAATAGACTTTTACCTACTTGAGATGAACACCAAAGCGGCACTAAAAATCTATCTCTCAAAGCTTCATTCCCGTTTTCGATTGCTTGCGGGTTAATCACTATTAACCGAGCAAAATAGCAAAGAATTGTAGCTAACGTTGCAAGTTGGAAAACTATTAGAGGGTCTCGTAAGATAATTTCCTGTATCATTTCCTTTCTCCCGCAAATTGGATAATAAAAAAGCAGTTTACTGCGAACTCAATGGCAAATAGTAAGTAGCTGCTTTCTATTTTGATTATATAGAAAAAGAATAGAATAAAGTCAATAGAAAAAATGTCTGGCAAATATAACAGAAAGGATCACTTATATAATCGAGCAAAATCAGAGGGTTATAGATCTAGGGCAGCATATAAACTTCAAGAGCTACAGAAAAAGTATAGAATTTTTCACTTATCTGACTCAGTTCTCGACCTGGGTTGCTTTCCAGGTGGATGGTCGCAAGTAGCTTCTGAGTTTATCGGCCCCAAGGGAATAGTCCTTGGAGTAGACCTTAAGGCGGTAGAGCCCCTGACGAGCGCAGTAAACCAGTCCCCTGTCCACTTTGTCATGGCAGATATTTTCGACCCAGCCACATTTGATTTCACCTCACTGCCCAGTGATTGGTCCCAAGCATTAGCAGCAAAGTTTAATGTTTTCATTTCCGATCTAAGCCCCTCACTTAGCGGCGTTAAAGACCGTGATATTGCCCAAAGCGTTGAGCTTGTAGCAAAAGTATTTGCGCTAGCTAAAACTTTACTTAAACCACAGGGAACAGTTGTAGCAAAAATATTTCCTGCCCCTGAAACAGATGAATTGATTAAGGAGCTTAAGGGCAATTTTTCACAAATTACTCGTGCGCACTTGAAGGCAACGCGCGATACTTCGTCTGAGTTTTACATCGTTGCGCAAAAATATCTGGCGAGGAATTAAAATCAATGTCTCTGGAAATGACTCAAGCTAAACCGTTTTTTATTTCACGCCTCGGAGCATCGGCAATCGAATCCCTAGAGAATCTAGGGAATGCGACAATTTTTTTATTGAAGATCATGCTGCGCTCCCTAACTCCACCCTACCGCCTAAAACTTGTAATCGATCAGCTTTATGTAGTGGGCTTTCAATCGCTTTCAGTGATTACGCTTGTGGCAATTTTTACGGGTGCAGTGCTGGCAGTCCAAGGCGAATATACTTTGTCAAAATTTGGGGCCACTGCCTACACTGGCCCCGCTGTTGCCTTGAGCTTAATTCGGGAGCTTGGTCCCGTGCTCACTGCCTTGATGGTAATTGGCCGCGCTGGCTCTGCAATGACTGCGGAACTTGGGATTATGAAGATCACTGAGCAAACCGACGCACTTGTGTCGATGGGGGTAGATCCGCTGCGCTATTTAATTGTCCCACGCTTCTTAGCTTGCTTGATCGCTGTTCCCCTGTTGGCCTCAATTTTTAATGTAGTTGGAATCCTTGGCGGGTATTTGGTTGCTACGGCAACACTAGATCTTTCTTCGGGAACATTTATTTCGCAAATGGTTCAGGCAATTCGTGATGTCGATGTAAATTCTGGTTTAGTAAAATCAATCTGTTTTGGGCTCTGTATCGGATGGATTGCCTCCTACAAGGGTTACACCTCCGGCTTAGGTGCTGTCGGCGTTAACCGAGCAACAACGCAATCGGTTGTCACAGCCTCTGTTACAATTCTAGTGCTCGATTACTTCTTAACATCAATTCTTACGCAAGTGTTCATGTAGAATGATTTCTATTCAAGCTGTTTCCAAACGTTTTGGCACCTTGCAAGTTCTCTCGAACATCTCACTTGAAATTGAAAGTGGAACGACAACGGCAATTGTTGGTCCAAGCGGCACGGGCAAGAGCGTTTTAATTAAGATCATCATGGGGCTGCTCGAACCAGACACTGGCCAAGTGCGGATTAACAGCACCTCAATTACTCAAGCCGATGAATCCACACGTAATCAATTACGTAAACGCATGGGGGTATTATTTCAGCGTGCAGCTTTATTCGACTCTTTAACACTACTTGAAAACGTCGCCTTCCCGCTTCAAGCTCATCAAATCTGTTCAGAAAAAGAAGCCTACGAGCGCGCCTGGGCAAAGCTTGAAGATGTCTCCCTAACTAAGCACGCAAATTCACTTCCTGGAGAAGTCTCGATTGGTATGCGCAAACGTGCTGGCATCGCACGTGCCCTTGTAACCAACCCCGAGCTTGTGCTTTTCGATGAACCAAACACGGGGCTTGATCCCGAAACCGGACAAGAAATCTATGATTTAATTAAAGAGACTAGCGAGCGTTATCATTTTACTGGCCTCGTAATTAGTCATGAAATCCCGGAAGTTTTTCAAGTTTGCTCGCGCGTAGTTGTGCTTTTTGGTGGTCAAATCGAATTTGACGGCAACATTGCCGAGTTTAACAATTCTTCAAGTGCAGTGGTGAGGCAATTTGCCCAAGGTTTAATCGAAGGACCAATTACGATTTGATAGTTATGTTAACGTTTAGATCTTATTCAGAATATTATAGTTTGCCCAGTACTTGATTAAATCATAAAAAGGTTTAAAGTCAGAGCTTGGGATAAACAAATCGTAGGGGATCGTCAATTGACTCCGACTATTGGTATCGTAATTGCAGGTGGAACAATCTTAATGGAGCGCAATCAAGTTGGCGCTCTGATACCAGCCAAAGATCCCTTCGCCAGATTTACCGAATCATACGGAAAAACATTAAATACAATTACCAATTCAAAAATCAGCTTAGTCGTCAATAAAGATAGTTCGAATTTAACGCCCTCTGATTGGGAAGAAATCAACGCTGCAATTTATAAATTTATCTGCGACCCTGAAGTTTCAGGTGTTGTCGTCGTGCATGGCACAGATACTCTAGCCTATAGTGCCGCTGCCGCTGCTTTTGCCCTGGGGCCAAATTTAAATAAACCGGTTGTTTTCACTGGCGCGCAAGCTGCTCCGGATGTTGCGGCAGGTGATGCGGAAATTAATTTAATCAATTCAGCGCAAGTTGCGCTTTCGCAATTAGCTGAAGTCGCAATTGTTTTTGACCGCTGCATTATCCGTGGAGTTTCGGGATCGAAAACCGATGAACGTAGTTATCGTGCCTTTCGATCGGTAAATATGCCCGCCGGGTTAGGCACGGTGACAGCTCACGGAGTAGAGTTAAGCCCCTTAGCAAAGAGGCGTGTTGAACCTAAGCTTGAAAAACCAGTTCAATTTTTGAATAACTTTTCTAACCGCGTAATTTCACTACAACATTCGCCAAATAACACGCTTAATTGCGATCACTTTAAATATTTTCTTGAAATCCCAGATCCTGAGAATCAAGGCCTTGCCTACTATCGCGCGATTATTATTACCGCCTTAGGGGCTGGAAATGTTGCTGAACCTTGGATTGATTTCATTCAAGAAGCAACTAAGCGTGGAATCGCGGTGATCTTAACTAGTCCTTTCCCTGGGCATTCAACGCTCAACAGCGATTACGATGCTGGCTATAAAGCTGTCCAGGCTGGGGCATTACCTACAGGTAACCTCACGCATGAAGCAGTTAAAGCTAAAGCTCCTTGGGCGATTGGTTGTTTACTCAAGAACGGCCAGAAGCACGGATACGATTTCATCAAAGCGCTAGGTGAGACCCTGAACCTCCCCTATATTGGCGAAACTGGCGAAGCGATTAAAGCATAAAGCCGCTCCTTTCGTAGATATTTTCCAGCTATTGTGTCGATAAATTAAACCACAGTATATACGTCTAATTGATTTATAGGAGGACGGGGTGGCGGAAAACGCTCAATATACAATTCCCAAAAAATTATCGACAGAATTTTTCGTTGGCATTTTTGTGCTGATGGGTTTGCTGGCCTTTGGTTATCTGGCGATTAATCTTGCCCGGATTAAACTTTTCGACCGTGGTTATTACCACGTCACTGCAGTCTTTGGCAGCGTTGCAGGGCTGCAAACTGGTGCTCCTGTTGAAATTGCAGGCGTTGGCATTGGCGATGTAGAAAAAATTAATCTTGCAGCAAACGAAGCTTTAGTGACCTTGAAAATTAAAGATACTGTAACCTTAACAGCAGAAGATGTTGCGGAAATTCGCACTAAAGGGATCATTGGCGATCGCTACATCATGATTATTCCTGGCCTTGGTGAAACAATTAAAAACGGCGGGAAAATCACCCAAACCACCCCTCCCGTTGAACTTGAAGATGTTGTTAAGAAATTTGTAAGTAAAGTCGAATAAAGATTAGGGATAAATGAGGATGAAACGGTTATTATTTTTATTTTGCTTGCTCAACTTAGCCTGTGCTTTCTCGGTCAGCGCTAAAGATCTTGTCACCGATCCGGGTAAACTCGTGCAAACCACAGTCTTACAGGTGCGCGAAACTGTTAAGTCAAAAAAGTCGGCGATTCCTCTCGAAGAACTGGATCGTTTACTAGAGGCGCAAATTCGCCCAGTTTTTAGTTTTAATGAAATGTCCAAGCAAAGCTTAGGCATCCATTGGACCAAGGGAACTAGTGCTGAGCAAGATGAATTTGTCAATCTTTTCAGCAATCTCTTAGCACGTACTTATTTAGCTAAAATCCGCGATATTGACCAAACTGAAATGGAAATGGCCTCGGAATCGATTGATGAGGAAAAGGCAATTGTAAAAACAATTGCTACATCTAAAGGTGAAGACTTCTCGATTGATTATCGCTTGCGCAAGGAAAATGGCGCTTGGCGCGTTTACGATGTAATCGTTGAAAACGTCAGCATCATCAGCACCTATCGCAGTGAGTTCGGTGAGGAAATACGTAAAAATCAATTTTCAGGTTTGATCAGTAAATTGCGCGATAAAATTGAGAAAAAGCAAACTTCTTAAAACTTAGAGCAATTCACTATTCGATGTAATGCGAATAGCGAATTGCTCTAGAGAAGAGTTGACACTAAGTCCTGAATAATTCGATCAGCAAGTCGCATCCCGCCGCGGGTTAATTTAAAACGTGCTGGGTCGGACCGGTCCACTACTCGGTGTTGTGCAAATTCTTCTAGAATTTGCAGCAATTTATCGCGGGAACTAGCGGCAAAATTACGCTCTAAGCAATCTCGGCTTAATCCTTCTTCGAGCCGCAGTGCTAAATAAATCAATTCAATTTGTTGCTGCCTGTCTGAAAGTTCTTCACGCATCTGCTCTGGTAAAAGTCCTTGCCGGATACGCTCGAGATAAATTTTTGGTGCCTTAATATTCGAATAGCGAATCTCTGAAGCAAGAAAACCGTGGGCACCTGCCCCCAGACCTAAATAAGGCACGCGCTTCCAATAGTTTAGATTATGCACGCATTGAAATCCTGGTCGGGCATAATTTGAAATTTCATATTGTGGATAACCTGCTTGGGCTAAAGCTTCTTGAGTGTATTCGAATAAATCGGCATGCAGATCTTCATCTCCAGTCAAAACCTCGCCACGCTTACTACGCACTCCAAACTCTGTATTTGATTCAATCGTTAAACTGTAAGCCGAAAGATGTTCGGGATTTAAGGCAATCGCAGTTTCTAAATCAGTCTGCCAACTTTCAAGAGTTTGACCAGCAGAGCCAAAAATTAAATCTAGATTGATGTTTTTAAAGCCCGCGCGACGACAAGCTGTAAGCGCCTTGGTCGTATCCTCAGGATCGTGAATTCGACCAAGAAATTTAAGCGTCTCAGGATTAAAACTCTGCGCTCCGATGCTAATACGGTTTATCCCCGCAGCTTTAAATCCGCAGAGCTTTTCAAATCCGAGTTCTTCAGAGACTGTGCCCGGATTTGTTTCTAGAGTAATTTCGCAATTAGAAGAAAATTTAAATTTACTTTTAAGTGCTACAAGCAACTTTTCAATTGATTCGACCTTACACAAGGAAGGCGTGCCTCCCCCGAAAAATATAGAACTGCAATGCTGCTCTAAGCGACAGGCTAGCTTGGACTGGTCAAGAAAAAGTTCAGAACGTAATTGAATTTCTTCAACCAACGCTGCGACATAGTCATCCTCAGCCGGTAAGATTGCACTAGCGCTAACTCCAGTAGAGCTAACTGACCCAACTGCATAAGAATTAAAATCGCAATACGGGCACTTCTGCAAGCAATAGGGCAGGTGGATATAAATACCAAAATTTTTCTTCTCAAAAGTCTCAGACATGGGCCTAGGATTTATACTCTAACTGAGCAGTGTGACTGGTGTGCCATTGACTGTCAAACTTTGTCCAAGCTGGCGGGAACGAATCAAGGCCAAGCCAAAAGATTCGCCACTTATAGGGTCCTGGGCAGCAGAAGTAATTGCTCCAGCAACTTCGTTATTTTGTGTTAAGATTTCAACGCCGACTTCACAACTACTCGCCTTGATGAGTTTAAACACTCGTGGAGCCTTACCAATCGCAGAGGCCTTTTCGATTACTTCTTGACCTGTGTAACAACCTTTATTGCCTGAGATATAGGGGCAAAGTGCACGCTCGTCTAAAAGCTCAACTGCCGAGACATGTTCATCAAGATCGATACCATAATGTGGCTGCTTAGCTTTGATACGGCATAAATGGAATTCTGTTTTAGAGCTTGCAGCAAATAAATCTCGATTAAGCCCTAGTTCTACTAAATTTACTTCCGCGAGTGACATTTTTATTACTTCAAATCGATCTGCAACTTTAAATTGTAGTAAGGCCTGAAGAAATAACTCGGCTGGTGAGCTTGGACTAATATCAGCAAGGATTAAAAATTGATCTTTTGCTTTGCGGAAAATTAAACATTTCCCCTGCAATTTCCCCTGAGGAGTTGTAATTAGGGCCTCGCGACTTTGCTCGATTTCAAGAGCTTTAATGTTTTGTGTCGTGCGGTTATGTAAATAACGTTCGGCATCGGGGCCGCTAAGGCAAAACAATACAAAGAAATTGTCGAACAATAGGTTCTGCATTAAAAAAATTTCAAAAATTTATCTGATCAAACTAAAAATTCGCCCTGATAATGGCCAAACCCAATAAAGAAAAATCGCACGGCCTTTGATTTTCTTTACATCGAGAAATGGACCTTCAGGCCAAAAACGCGAATCATAAGAGTTATCGCGGTTATCACCCATTAAAAAGACATGCCCCGCAGGGACTTCTATTGGGCCAAAGTCCTTCACTCCTCCATGAATCCAAACCGCTTGCTGATCATCTACTAAAGGGCTGCCATTGATATAAACTTTTGTGCCCCGCACCTCGACCGTATCCCCAGGTAAGCCAATCACGCGCTTAATGATTGCCTGGGTGCGTTCATTAATCTCCGTTGCTGGATCGTCAGGGATACCTTTAGCAAATACTACGACATCCTTGCGCTCCGGGACAGACCACTGCAGCACTGATTCTAATTGGAAAAAAGGCAAGCGCAATCCATAGGAGAGCTTATTAATCATTAGGTGATCATTAATTTGTAGCGTTGGCTCCATCGATTGCGATGGGATCTTAAAAGGCTCAATCACAGAGCAGCGCAATAAATATGCGACAAGCAACCAAACAGCTAATTCGAAAATTATTTTTACAGACTCTTGGGTCGTATACTTGTGTGACAAACTTCCACCATTAAACTAAGCCTTTTGCCAAAACACAGTTTTAGCAAAAGACTCCAAGATTATGAAAGTAGTGTTATTTTTCGACTGCTTTATGCAGAGTGAGATGAGCTTTTTCCAAAAACAATTGTCTGACAATCAATTTCAATCAATGGGACAGTTTTGATAACTTTGGCAATAAAAATTCCAGGTTCGAATGCGCGCGCTTTAAGCATTTCCAGTTTTTCTGCGCTCGTAATACGAATGTGTGCGTGAATTGAGTGATTAAGCTCTAAAAGAGCATGACCTTCATCTGACTCTAAAATATTGGTAACCATCGCAAGAATTGGATAAGTATTACCTACCTCCACCTCGCTTGGCGCTACTTCCAATCGTAACTGACCTGAATCACTAGATTTTAAATCTATCATAGAAAGTCCAACATCACTTTAACTATGTTATGGCAGGATTTCTAAAACCGTGCGCTTCAATCAGA
It contains:
- a CDS encoding UvrD-helicase domain-containing protein, whose protein sequence is MIQVSEHLKNLNPEQLEAVTTVDGPLLVFAGAGSGKTRVLTRRIAHLVLTQDVAPERILAVTFTNKAAREMKERVAGLFSRERPPSWVSTFHSMCVRILRTHAEMLDYSKRFVIYDDGDSQGAMKRVFKRKNIDSRLIEPRAVMSQIDRAKNEYLFPDDLRKNNWARGPQAELIAELYESYQRELKTADAMDFGDLICNVVTLFRLAPDVLQQYQEHFRYFLIDEYQDTNRVQYQLIRLLTEENHNLCVVGDDDQSIYAFRGATIENILNFKRDFPEAKIITLSQNYRSTKTILNAAQAVISKNTRRQDKQLRTENEAGEKISFFKGEDERDEAEFVAREVLRLVDQGVNSSEIAIFYRTNALSRALEECLLEYAIPYVIIGGRRFYERKEIKDILAYAKLSINPRDNESFLRIINTPTRGLGANSINNLIKYADESKLSLFEALREGLKSGASSFISTANKNRFREFHELISGFIDEAVRVDSVLLQLAEECRGIDDRTQILAHFLNTLAHKSQYLSKLDKEETPEAEARKENIMELLNVAVEFVRASIEEGLTPSIVGFLDRANLATDQENDTSSQGENAKKFTGPVLMMTLHLAKGLEFNSVFMVGLEEGLLPHVRSLDNPRESEEERRLCYVGITRARKKLFISCAADRQAYRGNSWFGGIPSRFLRDIPVELISGRNHAY
- a CDS encoding RlmE family RNA methyltransferase, with amino-acid sequence MSGKYNRKDHLYNRAKSEGYRSRAAYKLQELQKKYRIFHLSDSVLDLGCFPGGWSQVASEFIGPKGIVLGVDLKAVEPLTSAVNQSPVHFVMADIFDPATFDFTSLPSDWSQALAAKFNVFISDLSPSLSGVKDRDIAQSVELVAKVFALAKTLLKPQGTVVAKIFPAPETDELIKELKGNFSQITRAHLKATRDTSSEFYIVAQKYLARN
- a CDS encoding ABC transporter permease — its product is MTQAKPFFISRLGASAIESLENLGNATIFLLKIMLRSLTPPYRLKLVIDQLYVVGFQSLSVITLVAIFTGAVLAVQGEYTLSKFGATAYTGPAVALSLIRELGPVLTALMVIGRAGSAMTAELGIMKITEQTDALVSMGVDPLRYLIVPRFLACLIAVPLLASIFNVVGILGGYLVATATLDLSSGTFISQMVQAIRDVDVNSGLVKSICFGLCIGWIASYKGYTSGLGAVGVNRATTQSVVTASVTILVLDYFLTSILTQVFM
- a CDS encoding ATP-binding cassette domain-containing protein; the encoded protein is MISIQAVSKRFGTLQVLSNISLEIESGTTTAIVGPSGTGKSVLIKIIMGLLEPDTGQVRINSTSITQADESTRNQLRKRMGVLFQRAALFDSLTLLENVAFPLQAHQICSEKEAYERAWAKLEDVSLTKHANSLPGEVSIGMRKRAGIARALVTNPELVLFDEPNTGLDPETGQEIYDLIKETSERYHFTGLVISHEIPEVFQVCSRVVVLFGGQIEFDGNIAEFNNSSSAVVRQFAQGLIEGPITI
- a CDS encoding asparaginase gives rise to the protein MTPTIGIVIAGGTILMERNQVGALIPAKDPFARFTESYGKTLNTITNSKISLVVNKDSSNLTPSDWEEINAAIYKFICDPEVSGVVVVHGTDTLAYSAAAAAFALGPNLNKPVVFTGAQAAPDVAAGDAEINLINSAQVALSQLAEVAIVFDRCIIRGVSGSKTDERSYRAFRSVNMPAGLGTVTAHGVELSPLAKRRVEPKLEKPVQFLNNFSNRVISLQHSPNNTLNCDHFKYFLEIPDPENQGLAYYRAIIITALGAGNVAEPWIDFIQEATKRGIAVILTSPFPGHSTLNSDYDAGYKAVQAGALPTGNLTHEAVKAKAPWAIGCLLKNGQKHGYDFIKALGETLNLPYIGETGEAIKA
- a CDS encoding MCE family protein; translated protein: MAENAQYTIPKKLSTEFFVGIFVLMGLLAFGYLAINLARIKLFDRGYYHVTAVFGSVAGLQTGAPVEIAGVGIGDVEKINLAANEALVTLKIKDTVTLTAEDVAEIRTKGIIGDRYIMIIPGLGETIKNGGKITQTTPPVELEDVVKKFVSKVE
- a CDS encoding ABC transporter substrate-binding protein → MKRLLFLFCLLNLACAFSVSAKDLVTDPGKLVQTTVLQVRETVKSKKSAIPLEELDRLLEAQIRPVFSFNEMSKQSLGIHWTKGTSAEQDEFVNLFSNLLARTYLAKIRDIDQTEMEMASESIDEEKAIVKTIATSKGEDFSIDYRLRKENGAWRVYDVIVENVSIISTYRSEFGEEIRKNQFSGLISKLRDKIEKKQTS
- the hemW gene encoding radical SAM family heme chaperone HemW, which encodes MSETFEKKNFGIYIHLPYCLQKCPYCDFNSYAVGSVSSTGVSASAILPAEDDYVAALVEEIQLRSELFLDQSKLACRLEQHCSSIFFGGGTPSLCKVESIEKLLVALKSKFKFSSNCEITLETNPGTVSEELGFEKLCGFKAAGINRISIGAQSFNPETLKFLGRIHDPEDTTKALTACRRAGFKNINLDLIFGSAGQTLESWQTDLETAIALNPEHLSAYSLTIESNTEFGVRSKRGEVLTGDEDLHADLFEYTQEALAQAGYPQYEISNYARPGFQCVHNLNYWKRVPYLGLGAGAHGFLASEIRYSNIKAPKIYLERIRQGLLPEQMREELSDRQQQIELIYLALRLEEGLSRDCLERNFAASSRDKLLQILEEFAQHRVVDRSDPARFKLTRGGMRLADRIIQDLVSTLL
- the lepB gene encoding signal peptidase I, giving the protein MSHKYTTQESVKIIFELAVWLLVAYLLRCSVIEPFKIPSQSMEPTLQINDHLMINKLSYGLRLPFFQLESVLQWSVPERKDVVVFAKGIPDDPATEINERTQAIIKRVIGLPGDTVEVRGTKVYINGSPLVDDQQAVWIHGGVKDFGPIEVPAGHVFLMGDNRDNSYDSRFWPEGPFLDVKKIKGRAIFLYWVWPLSGRIFSLIR